A window of Macrococcus sp. 19Msa1099 genomic DNA:
GCTTTACAGGGAACTACCCGATTGAAATCGTGGATCATGTATTACCGGAAGAAAAAGAGAAGAAGAAGAAGGGAGTATAATTATGGCTGAAAGTTATAAACAATCAGGCGTTGATATCCATGCAGGATATGAAGCGGTTGAACGCATGAAAAAGCATGTGAATAAGACGATGCGTAAAGAAGTGCTTGGAGGGCTCGGCAGTTTCGGTGCGGCATTCGACTTATCACAGCTGAACATGAAAGCACCTGTTCTCGTTTCAGGTACTGATGGGGTAGGTACGAAATTACGTCTTGCAATCGATAGTGATCGTCATGACACAATTGGAATCGATGCAGTGGCAATGTGTGTGAACGATATTTTAACGACAGGTGCGATGCCGTTATACTTCCTTGATTACTTAGCATTAAATAAAGTAGACCCTGTAATCGTCGAACAGATCGTTAAAGGTGTTGCTGAGGGCTGTGCTGAAAGTGAATGTGCACTGATCGGCGGAGAAACTGCAGAGATGGGCGATATGTATCATACAGGTGATTATGATATCGCTGGATTTGCTGTCGGTGCTGTTGAGAAGGATGCATATATTACAGGTGAACGTATTGCTGAAGGTGACGTGATATTAGGACTTGCTTCAAGCGGTATTCACTCAAACGGTTACAGCTTAGTCCGTAAGATCATTAAAGATAATAATCTCGATCTAGATGCTGAATTTGATAATGGTAAGACGTTACTGGATGTTGTGTTAGAACCAACACGTCTATACGTTAAGAGTGCAAAGGCAATCTTGAATGCAGCGGACGTACACGGTATGTGTCACGTGACCGGGGGCGGCTTTATTGAGAATGTTCCGCGTGTCTTTGTGACTGACGGGTTATATCCGGAAATCGATGTTACAAACATTCCGCGTCAGAAGATCTTTGACTTATTACAGGAAAAAGGCAGCATCGACAAATTGGAAATGTACAATATCTTCAATATGGGTATCGGATTTATCTTTATCGTACCGGCTGATGCAGTTGAAAAAGTGCGTGCAGCCGTTAACGAAGAAGTATTTGAAATCGGTCATGTCGTACGTGGGGATAAAGCAATCGACATCAAAGGTGTGGAATATGATTAAGGTCGCGATCTTTGCTTCAGGTAATGGTTCGAATTACGAGAAGATTATGGAGCATATTCAGGCAGGATTCCTGGATTATATTGAAGTGACAGGCCTCTATACAGATAAACGTAGCGCGTTCGCAATTGAGCGCGCCCGTCGTTTTGATACGCCTGTA
This region includes:
- the purM gene encoding phosphoribosylformylglycinamidine cyclo-ligase, whose product is MAESYKQSGVDIHAGYEAVERMKKHVNKTMRKEVLGGLGSFGAAFDLSQLNMKAPVLVSGTDGVGTKLRLAIDSDRHDTIGIDAVAMCVNDILTTGAMPLYFLDYLALNKVDPVIVEQIVKGVAEGCAESECALIGGETAEMGDMYHTGDYDIAGFAVGAVEKDAYITGERIAEGDVILGLASSGIHSNGYSLVRKIIKDNNLDLDAEFDNGKTLLDVVLEPTRLYVKSAKAILNAADVHGMCHVTGGGFIENVPRVFVTDGLYPEIDVTNIPRQKIFDLLQEKGSIDKLEMYNIFNMGIGFIFIVPADAVEKVRAAVNEEVFEIGHVVRGDKAIDIKGVEYD